A region of Caretta caretta isolate rCarCar2 chromosome 26, rCarCar1.hap1, whole genome shotgun sequence DNA encodes the following proteins:
- the LOC125626543 gene encoding oxaloacetate tautomerase fahd2, mitochondrial — protein sequence MRLVQFQTGSDGPRIGLEEKDGGNVIDLNAFDPSLPRRMREFLEEGDAALALARRAQESGQHILPRSQVTLLAPITNPGKLICVGLNYADHCREQNINIPEEPIIFSKFPSCITGPYDDIIHPAESNEVDWEVELAFVIGKKGKHIKESAAMDHVVGFMVAHDVTARDWQMKRNGNQWILGKTFDTFCPLGPAIVTKDSVTDPHKLGIRCKVNGELVQDSNTNQMIFKTQALVVWVSRFVTLFPGDVFLTGTPPGIGAFRKPPIFLKRGDVVQCEIDQLGALRNKVV from the exons ATGAGGCTGGTCCAGTTCCAAACCGGCTCGGATGGGCCCAGGATTGGGCTGGAGGAGAAAGATGGTGGCAACGTGATTGATTTAAATGCTTTCGACCCCTCCCTGCCCAGAAGGATGAGGGAGTTCCTGGAGGAAGGGGACGCAGCACTGGCCCTAGCGAGACG GGCTCAGGAGTCTGGCCAGCACATCCTGCCACGCTCTCAGGTGACCCTCTTGGCCCCCATAACCAACCCGGGGAAGTTGATCTGCGTGGGGCTGAATTACGCAGACCACTGCCGGGAGCAGAACATAAACATCCCCGAGGAGCCCATCATCTTCAGCAAGTTTCCCAGCTGCATCACTGGCCCCTACGACGACATCATCCACCCAGCCGAGAGCAAC GAAGTCGACTGGGAGGTGGAGCTGGCATTTGTcattgggaagaaagggaagcaCATCAAG GAGTCAGCCGCGATGGATCACGTCGTGGGATTCATGGTTGCCCATGACGTCACCGCCAGGGACTGGCAGATGAAGAGGAATGGGAATCAGTGGATCCTGGGGAAAACCTTTGACACTTTCTGCCCCCTGGGCCCTGCCATTGTCACCAAGGACTCTGTGACAG ACCCTCACAAGCTGGGAATCCGTTGCAAAGTGAACGGGGAACTTGTCCAGGACAGCAACACCAATCAGATGATCTTCAAAACGCAGGCGCTGGTCGTGTGGGTCTCCCG GTTCGTCACACTGTTCCCTGGAGATGTCTTCCTTACCGGGACCCCCCCTGGCATTGGAGCTTTCCGGAAGCCCCCCATATTCCTGAAG AGAGGAGATGTGGTGCAGTGTGAAATTGACCAGCTGGGAGCCCTCCGAAACAAGGTCGTTTGA